The stretch of DNA TAACACTACAATATATCAGAGAACGTGATCAATACAAACATATATTTTCAAAATATAAAACATATTATTATGACCTATTAATAGAACTTACGAATTATAACTATTATAAAACATCTTTTGCTGAAGGGATTTCGGGTATTATTTTCATTTATATTAATGAAATTAAATTTAGTAAAAAGAGAACACATGTAGATAATCTGAAAAAATTAACTGAAATCCTCCTTTCGCTTTGTATTGTTAAAAACAATGATATTGTATTTGTAAATCAAAATTTTGAAGAATCGGATTCAAGTTTTAGTTATGGTGAAATTGGAATATTGTTAACTTTAAAAGCTGTGCTGAAATTATTGTAAGTGGGGTTAAAGGAGGGAAACGTATTGAGTTATGATGCAGTGAAATTGATTTTATTCGGCTTTATTTCTACGATGGGTTCAAGGATTTTTAGTTTTGCGTGTGCATTTTATATTTTAAAGTACACGGACAATAGTTATTTATATAGTCTTTATTTAACTTTGATTGTGTTGACAACCATTTTTAGTACACCGATAGCAGGTGTGTTTATTGATACGTTAAATAATAAGAGACTTGTATTTTATTCCCAATTAACGAGTGTGATTATTTTAACGCTTTTTGCATTTCTTTACTATGATCATATTTATTTAATCATAGTGATTGGTGTATTGCTTGTCATACCCGATGATATTAATTCAATCATTATACAAAAAAATCTACAGAAAATTGTAACAAAG from Staphylococcus lutrae encodes:
- a CDS encoding MFS transporter; the protein is MSYDAVKLILFGFISTMGSRIFSFACAFYILKYTDNSYLYSLYLTLIVLTTIFSTPIAGVFIDTLNNKRLVFYSQLTSVIILTLFAFLYYDHIYLIIVIGVLLVIPDDINSIIIQKNLQKIVTKDFERIISIRQTVSTITSLITPILGALLLL